In the genome of Pseudomonas sp. P5_109, one region contains:
- a CDS encoding GNAT family N-acetyltransferase, with translation MSEALSIHHDQAGHQFETNVDGHRAYLTYMDLGKQTLDIYRTFVPNALRGRGIAAALTEKALEYADEMGYTVIPSCSYVERYMERHQRHAAKLSQ, from the coding sequence ATGAGCGAGGCGTTGTCCATCCACCATGACCAGGCTGGTCATCAGTTCGAGACCAATGTGGACGGTCATCGTGCCTATCTGACCTATATGGATCTGGGGAAGCAGACCCTGGATATCTATCGCACCTTCGTGCCCAACGCATTGCGTGGTCGCGGTATTGCGGCAGCCTTGACCGAGAAGGCGCTGGAGTACGCTGACGAAATGGGCTACACGGTCATTCCATCGTGCTCCTACGTCGAGCGCTACATGGAGCGTCACCAGCGGCATGCGGCCAAGCTGAGTCAGTGA
- the oprI gene encoding outer membrane lipoprotei OprI, whose amino-acid sequence MNNVLKFSALALAAVLATGCSSASKETEARLTATEDAAARSQARADEAYRKADEALAAAQKAQQTADEANERALRMLDKASRK is encoded by the coding sequence ATGAACAACGTTCTGAAATTCTCTGCTCTGGCTCTGGCCGCAGTTCTGGCTACCGGTTGCAGCAGCGCATCGAAAGAAACCGAAGCACGTCTGACCGCTACTGAAGACGCAGCTGCTCGCTCCCAGGCTCGTGCAGACGAAGCTTACCGTAAAGCTGATGAAGCTCTGGCTGCTGCTCAAAAAGCACAACAGACTGCTGACGAAGCTAACGAGCGTGCTCTGCGCATGCTGGACAAAGCTAGCCGCAAGTAA